Proteins encoded by one window of Simiduia curdlanivorans:
- a CDS encoding DUF350 domain-containing protein, with protein MEWDFLLATLMNLTVNLVYTLVALFVGVKSLLLIDDKLMKTISFEEELKKGNVAVAIFASSILIFVALIVTFGFKG; from the coding sequence ATGGAGTGGGATTTTTTATTGGCAACACTGATGAACTTAACGGTGAATTTGGTGTACACCTTAGTGGCGCTCTTTGTGGGTGTGAAATCGCTGTTGTTAATTGATGACAAGCTGATGAAAACCATTAGCTTCGAAGAAGAACTTAAAAAAGGCAATGTCGCGGTCGCCATTTTTGCCTCGTCTATTTTGATTTTTGTTGCACTCATCGTGACCTTCGGCTTTAAAGGCTAA
- a CDS encoding transglutaminase domain-containing protein, which produces MGKLVFWVGVLLLLSQFFASLKQKTEEQVLTDRALSAEDLLLSEALEKISAEEAQQGPKPGEVEIIARGKRVGESQLHTLLGLDNKRSAFFTYKFYGVENATASAMGVDKKHHFVNAYLEGYSPFETDNVFIPLSVLARRKTYMLDNLNYGAEEIWQTSKQAHVFTRGDCEDHAIALADWLIAMGEDARVALGRYQGGGHAWVVLIKDNKEYILEATKKQGLGVKRFPLAAAMPDYQPEYQFNRTQFWHNVGSPAITQYRSAQWLEKSRFLR; this is translated from the coding sequence ATGGGCAAGCTGGTATTTTGGGTGGGTGTGCTGTTGCTGTTGAGTCAGTTTTTCGCATCGCTAAAACAAAAAACTGAAGAACAGGTGCTAACGGATCGCGCCCTGAGTGCCGAAGACTTGTTGCTTAGCGAAGCACTGGAAAAAATCTCGGCGGAGGAAGCCCAGCAAGGGCCTAAGCCCGGTGAGGTAGAGATTATCGCGCGCGGCAAACGCGTTGGTGAGTCGCAGCTGCATACGCTGCTGGGCTTAGATAACAAACGCTCGGCTTTTTTTACCTATAAATTTTACGGTGTAGAAAATGCCACTGCCTCGGCTATGGGGGTGGATAAAAAACATCACTTCGTAAACGCCTACCTCGAGGGTTACAGCCCGTTCGAAACAGACAATGTTTTTATTCCCTTGTCGGTTTTGGCGCGTCGTAAAACCTATATGCTCGACAACCTTAACTATGGCGCCGAAGAAATTTGGCAAACCAGCAAACAGGCACATGTTTTTACCCGCGGCGATTGTGAAGACCACGCCATTGCGCTAGCCGATTGGTTAATTGCCATGGGTGAAGATGCGCGCGTTGCCCTAGGGCGCTATCAAGGCGGCGGTCACGCTTGGGTGGTGCTGATAAAAGATAATAAAGAATACATTTTAGAGGCCACCAAAAAGCAGGGTTTGGGGGTAAAGCGCTTTCCGCTCGCGGCGGCCATGCCAGACTACCAACCGGAATATCAATTCAACCGCACCCAGTTTTGGCACAACGTGGGCTCTCCTGCCATCACCCAGTATCGTTCGGCGCAGTGGCTCGAGAAGAGCCGATTTCTGCGCTAA
- a CDS encoding winged helix-turn-helix transcriptional regulator translates to MVKNSFSHSCCPVARSMEIVGEWWSMLVLRNLMLEGGTCRFDQLVESLGISRNILTERLKRLELEEVLTKQPVQEGGRRMEYKLTHKGWELMPILIGYAQWFDKWRSDPERSPLTFIDRKNRQPIQPLSVMSADGRRLGPEDILPVNSD, encoded by the coding sequence ATGGTCAAAAACAGCTTTTCGCACTCCTGCTGCCCTGTGGCCCGCTCCATGGAAATCGTGGGTGAATGGTGGTCCATGCTGGTGCTACGCAACCTGATGCTAGAAGGCGGTACTTGCCGGTTTGACCAGCTAGTAGAGAGCCTAGGGATTTCACGCAACATTCTGACCGAGCGCTTAAAGCGGTTAGAACTGGAAGAGGTGTTGACCAAGCAGCCAGTACAAGAAGGTGGGCGGCGCATGGAATACAAGCTGACCCACAAAGGCTGGGAGCTCATGCCAATTTTGATTGGCTACGCCCAGTGGTTCGATAAGTGGCGCTCCGATCCGGAGCGCTCGCCGCTCACCTTTATCGACCGGAAAAACCGCCAGCCAATACAACCGTTAAGTGTGATGTCTGCTGACGGCCGACGCTTGGGGCCAGAGGATATTTTGCCCGTGAATTCTGACTGA
- a CDS encoding RNA polymerase sigma factor: protein MTDSNLIKAAQAGDRQAFARLVEAHYDLMFRCAMKWCGVKADAEDITQQACIKLARSLGQFRFESAFETWLYRLVINCAKDWQQAQGRHQRRRAHETPEQPLLDQQPSLNENPEASLFLLSVLAWIALMGEGFKEAVLLVLGEGLNHKEAAEVLQVKESTVSWRLHEVRKRLKQWHAEGGVSYERP, encoded by the coding sequence ATGACCGATAGCAATTTAATCAAAGCGGCGCAAGCTGGCGACCGGCAGGCGTTTGCGCGCTTGGTCGAAGCGCACTACGACCTGATGTTTCGCTGCGCCATGAAATGGTGTGGGGTAAAAGCCGATGCCGAAGATATCACCCAGCAGGCCTGTATTAAATTGGCGCGCTCGCTTGGGCAATTTCGTTTTGAATCCGCCTTTGAGACTTGGCTGTACCGCTTGGTGATCAATTGCGCTAAGGATTGGCAGCAAGCCCAGGGCCGGCACCAGCGCCGCCGAGCCCACGAAACGCCGGAGCAGCCATTGCTCGATCAACAGCCCAGCCTTAATGAAAATCCGGAAGCGAGTTTGTTTTTGTTGAGTGTGTTGGCCTGGATCGCGCTGATGGGCGAGGGTTTTAAAGAGGCCGTGTTGCTGGTGCTAGGCGAGGGGCTCAATCACAAAGAGGCGGCCGAGGTGTTACAGGTGAAAGAAAGTACCGTGTCGTGGCGGCTGCATGAAGTGCGAAAGCGCTTAAAGCAATGGCACGCGGAAGGAGGGGTTAGCTATGAGCGACCGTAA
- a CDS encoding vWA domain-containing protein translates to MSDRKPEQDLQDAFDDAAAVNASVDARARALQAALTAFDQVQDEKKFAEHQGFIQRCRQRVKSITPRLNIMANFQRKWLYTGMAAASVAALALMVTQQMPAPDVDGNAPVFSAETKKAAEQRLRAQKQNQHAVESEAARQTASTSGRADLATNQPKASKDEAYSVAEAEPVLMEEVAPSVMQDSAMAAVQMAPAKEKLAQAMPASPPQVARFAPAPQSVALGAQASTVMSPDVIAPAPYTDVGRDDFESVEENRVKRVADAPVSTFSTDVDTASYSFVRRQLNQGVLPQKDAVRLEEMLNYFDYDYPLPEGKSQPFTTNVVVSDSPWTAGNKLMHIGIKGYQISAAQKPKTNLVFLLDVSGSMNSPDKLPLVKQSMELLLSQLNPDDTIAIAVYAGAAGTVLAPTPAKEKQKILQALNQLQAGGSTAGAEGIKLAYQLAAQNFDKQAVNRIVLATDGDFNVGITDRDELKGFVEREREKGIYLSVLGFGQGNYHDHLMQELAQNGNGVAAYIDTLSEAQKVLVTEATSALFPIAQDVKIQVEFNPATVAEYRLLGYETRALNREDFNNDKVDAGDIGAGHTVTAIYELTPVGGKTLMEATRYEQTAAKDTPKSNEFALVKLRYKLPGEKTSKLISQVVQAENTANERTRVAAWVLQETQFATAVAGFAQLLKGSSYTGSWSYDDALALAQANKGDDPYGYRTEFVQLVRKAKMAKNM, encoded by the coding sequence ATGAGCGACCGTAAACCAGAGCAAGATTTGCAAGATGCATTCGATGACGCGGCGGCTGTTAACGCCAGTGTCGATGCCCGGGCGCGGGCGCTTCAGGCGGCACTGACGGCCTTCGACCAGGTGCAAGATGAAAAAAAATTCGCTGAGCACCAAGGATTTATCCAGCGCTGCCGTCAAAGGGTTAAATCCATAACCCCGAGACTCAATATCATGGCAAATTTTCAACGCAAATGGCTTTACACCGGCATGGCAGCGGCAAGTGTAGCGGCACTGGCTTTAATGGTGACCCAGCAAATGCCTGCACCCGATGTCGATGGCAATGCCCCGGTGTTTTCCGCTGAGACAAAGAAGGCTGCAGAGCAAAGGCTGCGCGCGCAAAAGCAGAACCAACACGCTGTCGAGTCCGAGGCCGCGCGCCAAACAGCGTCGACTTCCGGCCGAGCTGACCTAGCCACCAATCAGCCCAAGGCGTCTAAAGACGAAGCTTATTCCGTGGCTGAAGCTGAACCCGTGTTGATGGAAGAGGTTGCGCCATCGGTCATGCAGGATAGCGCGATGGCGGCAGTGCAAATGGCGCCCGCCAAAGAGAAGCTGGCTCAAGCAATGCCCGCTTCGCCGCCGCAGGTGGCTCGATTTGCGCCAGCACCTCAATCAGTCGCCCTAGGTGCGCAGGCTTCTACGGTCATGTCGCCCGATGTGATTGCGCCGGCACCTTATACTGATGTCGGCCGCGACGATTTCGAAAGCGTCGAGGAAAACCGTGTAAAGCGGGTGGCCGATGCACCTGTCTCTACCTTTTCCACTGATGTGGATACTGCCTCCTACAGTTTTGTGCGTCGACAATTAAACCAAGGGGTATTGCCACAAAAAGATGCGGTGCGCTTGGAAGAAATGTTGAATTATTTTGATTACGACTATCCTCTACCCGAAGGAAAGTCACAGCCCTTTACCACGAATGTTGTGGTGAGCGATTCGCCTTGGACTGCCGGCAATAAGCTCATGCACATTGGAATTAAGGGCTACCAAATTTCTGCCGCGCAAAAGCCAAAAACCAATTTAGTGTTTTTATTGGATGTGTCGGGCTCTATGAATAGCCCAGATAAATTACCGCTGGTGAAGCAATCCATGGAGTTGCTGTTAAGTCAACTCAACCCAGACGACACTATCGCTATTGCCGTTTATGCCGGTGCGGCTGGCACCGTGCTGGCGCCAACTCCAGCTAAAGAAAAGCAGAAAATTCTACAAGCGTTAAACCAATTGCAAGCGGGGGGATCAACCGCTGGCGCTGAAGGTATCAAACTCGCCTATCAATTAGCGGCGCAAAATTTTGATAAACAGGCGGTGAATCGTATTGTGTTGGCCACCGATGGCGATTTCAATGTGGGCATTACCGATCGCGATGAATTGAAAGGCTTTGTCGAACGCGAGCGGGAAAAAGGTATTTATCTCTCGGTGTTGGGCTTTGGCCAGGGCAACTACCACGATCACTTGATGCAGGAGTTGGCGCAAAACGGCAATGGTGTTGCGGCCTATATTGATACCTTGAGCGAGGCGCAAAAAGTCTTAGTGACCGAGGCCACCAGCGCTTTGTTCCCCATCGCCCAAGACGTAAAAATTCAAGTGGAATTTAACCCCGCAACCGTGGCCGAATATCGCTTGCTGGGCTATGAAACTCGCGCCTTAAATCGCGAAGATTTTAACAATGATAAAGTCGATGCCGGCGACATAGGTGCGGGCCACACGGTGACGGCAATCTACGAGCTGACGCCCGTGGGTGGCAAAACATTGATGGAGGCAACGCGCTACGAACAAACAGCCGCCAAGGACACGCCTAAATCCAATGAGTTTGCGCTGGTGAAGCTGCGCTATAAGTTACCCGGCGAGAAAACGTCGAAACTCATCTCTCAGGTGGTGCAAGCGGAAAATACCGCCAATGAACGCACCCGAGTCGCGGCCTGGGTGTTGCAGGAAACTCAGTTCGCCACCGCTGTAGCCGGTTTTGCGCAACTGCTTAAAGGCAGTAGCTACACCGGTAGCTGGAGCTACGACGATGCTCTCGCCCTCGCGCAAGCCAATAAGGGCGATGACCCCTATGGTTATAGGACGGAATTTGTTCAATTGGTGCGCAAGGCGAAAATGGCGAAAAACATGTAA
- a CDS encoding DUF808 domain-containing protein, with protein MAGVSLLALLDDIATVLDDVALMTKLAAKKTAGVLGDDLALNAQQVSGVRAERELPVVWAVAKGSTVNKLLLVPAALAISAWLPWLVTPLLMLGGLYLCFEGVEKLWHSFAHKAAVAAEKAELHQALLKPEVDLVAIERDKIKGAIRTDFVLSAEIIVIALGTVSHATFVEQLAVLSLVAALMTVGVYGLVAFIVKLDDMGLVLLDSVGDSPWVKFKRAFGGAILAFCPWLMKTLSVVGTAAMFLVGGGILVHGFAPLHHALEPWSAQFLGLLVLLANLVVGLLAGALALLVVNAGAWAKSRLTA; from the coding sequence ATGGCCGGTGTGAGCCTCCTCGCGTTACTCGACGATATTGCGACAGTATTAGACGACGTCGCCCTTATGACCAAGCTTGCGGCGAAGAAAACCGCAGGCGTACTGGGCGATGACCTAGCACTTAACGCCCAGCAAGTGAGTGGCGTTCGAGCTGAGCGCGAACTGCCTGTGGTGTGGGCTGTGGCCAAAGGCTCGACGGTAAATAAGTTGCTGTTGGTGCCGGCGGCGCTCGCCATCAGCGCTTGGCTGCCTTGGTTAGTCACGCCCTTACTCATGTTGGGTGGCCTCTACTTGTGCTTTGAAGGCGTGGAAAAGCTCTGGCACAGCTTCGCCCATAAAGCCGCCGTGGCGGCGGAAAAGGCCGAACTGCACCAGGCGCTGTTGAAGCCCGAGGTCGACCTTGTGGCCATAGAGCGAGACAAAATAAAAGGCGCGATCAGAACGGATTTCGTGCTCTCGGCTGAAATTATTGTCATCGCTCTGGGCACGGTGAGCCATGCGACCTTTGTCGAACAGCTAGCGGTGCTATCGCTGGTGGCGGCGCTGATGACTGTGGGTGTCTACGGCCTTGTGGCTTTTATCGTCAAGCTAGACGACATGGGGCTGGTGTTACTCGACAGCGTCGGTGACTCGCCGTGGGTTAAGTTTAAGCGTGCATTTGGTGGCGCCATTTTGGCCTTTTGCCCCTGGTTGATGAAGACCCTGTCCGTGGTCGGCACGGCGGCCATGTTTTTAGTGGGCGGTGGCATTCTGGTGCACGGCTTCGCGCCTCTGCATCACGCCTTAGAACCTTGGTCTGCGCAATTTCTTGGCTTGTTAGTGTTACTGGCAAACCTTGTGGTTGGCTTACTGGCTGGTGCCTTAGCGCTCTTAGTTGTTAACGCCGGTGCATGGGCTAAGTCTCGGTTAACTGCTTAA
- a CDS encoding TonB-dependent receptor — protein sequence MSIEKRAEARQLDGKNETIFAQRPLAHWVKVLAVTGMAASPLFSGAALAQDAAAESVGALEEITVTGTRKLIQDQIAIKRDATTIVDGLSASDIGELPALSIGEALESITGASSHRENGGATEITIRGLGPFLSATHFNGREATNGSGDRSVNFSQFPSELMSKVAIAKSQDATMIEGGVAGVIMLETLKPLDFGKQRIQVDAKLNYNPDESNVDNALQDDLGHRGTFSYVDQFEFGDGQAIGVSIGAQQQSISQPEAEYRSSSPTGSSLWACLNDPANTNEGFFRSSSGDCEDQVSGSPNQGYQTTIDPVTGKAESYGTPYAWTGSSRGYRQNETSDERDAFFFAVQYQPSEAWDINVDAQISDRTQAEERHDLYFDQKRATFEDGEPITGQTLVVDSNNQIVHWEGETRAHIAGEKFSREENYEAYGLNVSHNVNDRFTVELDGSFSKTNREELQITNDTRSTDYERLTWDMGDTIPNFTIEDFDVTSLDEFERYRTRIDRENVRENVSRAVRLDFDYVLGGDFVTSVQGGIRGSELTYLQYGGTQGNGSRTTVNNNAWNSSTLLPSTGLSLGESCGINFPESGLLDRVSDGNLITNIDANGDVIADGTGNSYAAFNNQCVSNALVELYNLDPTLDPEDHITFAYPEVELENPGTIDVTEETLAAYAMANFQTQFMERGLRGNFGVRVVQTDVTSIGYRAPYTIVTDPDTGVLTLATGDGIEEVSGGGSYTEWLPSVNLVWDYDEDKIVRGGIYRGMSRVDPSDMGYSRTFQTADDDANPTTPEELLIGATGAGNPDLKPLLSWNADLSLEWYPTDDAILSAGLYYKKFLGGFEKRTQLETFVVDGESVVLPITNDVTTEDTSNMYGIEISAAYRWDTGVGVKMGYNWADTDFEFEDSNYGDTYTTDLDGVTTQLKQGNVDPASVPGFSKHVFNGQVYYQIGEFDMAVIYKYRSGYFQPYTSNGTRLRFVEDVGTWEARASYKVNDHVKLKIEAINLLGAPKEQYYYQEGNLGEVNDYGSRIFAGITVKF from the coding sequence ATGTCGATCGAGAAAAGAGCAGAGGCCCGTCAGCTTGACGGGAAAAATGAAACAATATTCGCACAGCGTCCATTGGCACATTGGGTCAAAGTCCTCGCCGTTACCGGCATGGCAGCTAGCCCTTTGTTTTCAGGCGCGGCGTTGGCGCAAGACGCGGCGGCTGAGTCTGTGGGCGCATTGGAAGAAATTACTGTTACCGGTACGCGCAAACTGATTCAAGATCAGATCGCTATCAAGCGCGATGCCACCACCATTGTAGATGGCTTATCTGCTTCTGATATTGGCGAATTACCGGCGCTGTCTATTGGTGAGGCCTTGGAGTCCATCACAGGCGCGTCTTCACACCGTGAAAACGGTGGTGCAACAGAAATTACTATTCGTGGCCTAGGTCCTTTCCTCAGTGCGACGCATTTCAATGGTCGCGAAGCCACCAACGGCAGCGGCGATCGCTCCGTAAACTTTTCCCAATTTCCCTCTGAGCTAATGAGCAAAGTCGCCATTGCCAAGTCACAAGATGCCACCATGATTGAAGGTGGTGTGGCCGGTGTGATCATGCTGGAAACATTAAAGCCGCTGGACTTTGGCAAGCAGCGCATTCAAGTAGATGCCAAGCTGAACTACAACCCCGATGAAAGCAATGTCGATAACGCGCTTCAGGATGATTTGGGCCATCGCGGTACCTTTAGCTATGTCGACCAATTCGAGTTTGGCGACGGTCAGGCTATCGGTGTATCTATCGGTGCACAGCAGCAGTCCATTTCGCAGCCAGAGGCCGAATACCGCAGCTCAAGCCCAACCGGTAGTTCGCTGTGGGCTTGTTTAAACGACCCTGCCAATACTAATGAAGGTTTTTTCCGCAGCTCTTCGGGCGATTGTGAAGATCAGGTGAGTGGCAGTCCAAACCAAGGCTATCAAACTACGATCGATCCCGTAACTGGCAAGGCCGAGAGCTACGGAACCCCTTACGCCTGGACGGGTAGCAGCCGTGGTTATCGCCAAAATGAAACCTCCGACGAGCGCGACGCCTTCTTTTTTGCTGTGCAATATCAGCCATCGGAAGCCTGGGACATTAACGTTGATGCCCAGATCTCTGATCGTACCCAAGCCGAAGAGCGTCACGACCTTTATTTCGATCAAAAGCGTGCCACGTTTGAAGACGGTGAACCAATTACCGGCCAGACCTTGGTGGTTGATTCGAACAATCAGATCGTTCATTGGGAGGGTGAAACACGTGCGCACATTGCGGGTGAGAAATTTTCCCGCGAAGAAAATTATGAGGCCTATGGGCTAAATGTTTCCCATAATGTGAATGATCGCTTTACCGTGGAGCTGGACGGCTCTTTTTCAAAAACCAATCGCGAAGAGCTGCAAATCACTAACGATACTCGCAGCACTGATTATGAGCGACTAACTTGGGATATGGGCGATACCATCCCAAATTTCACCATCGAAGATTTTGATGTTACCTCGCTCGATGAATTTGAACGTTACCGCACCCGTATTGACCGAGAAAATGTACGTGAAAATGTGTCGCGCGCAGTTCGCCTCGATTTCGATTATGTACTGGGTGGTGATTTCGTAACCTCAGTGCAAGGTGGCATTCGTGGATCTGAGTTGACCTATCTTCAATACGGTGGCACACAAGGTAATGGTTCACGCACCACTGTTAACAATAATGCTTGGAATTCATCTACGTTGCTACCCTCGACTGGCTTGAGTCTCGGTGAAAGTTGCGGTATTAACTTTCCCGAGTCGGGCCTGCTTGATCGCGTAAGTGATGGCAATTTAATTACTAACATCGACGCCAACGGCGATGTGATTGCAGATGGTACAGGCAATAGTTATGCGGCTTTTAATAACCAGTGTGTTTCCAATGCATTAGTCGAGCTCTATAACTTAGACCCCACCCTTGACCCTGAAGATCACATAACCTTCGCTTATCCAGAAGTTGAGTTGGAGAACCCTGGCACCATTGATGTTACCGAAGAAACTCTAGCGGCCTACGCCATGGCTAATTTCCAGACACAGTTTATGGAGCGTGGTTTGCGTGGTAACTTTGGTGTGCGCGTCGTGCAAACCGATGTCACCTCTATTGGCTATCGTGCGCCTTACACCATAGTAACGGACCCAGATACCGGCGTATTAACACTGGCGACTGGCGACGGCATCGAGGAGGTTAGCGGCGGTGGTAGTTATACTGAATGGTTGCCTAGCGTAAACCTCGTGTGGGATTACGATGAAGACAAAATTGTGCGCGGCGGTATTTATCGCGGCATGTCTCGCGTTGATCCTTCGGATATGGGTTATAGCCGTACTTTCCAAACTGCGGATGACGACGCAAATCCCACCACGCCTGAAGAGCTGCTAATTGGCGCCACCGGTGCAGGCAACCCAGACTTGAAGCCTTTGCTGTCTTGGAACGCCGATTTATCACTGGAGTGGTATCCAACCGATGACGCCATTTTATCGGCCGGTCTTTACTACAAAAAATTCCTCGGTGGCTTCGAAAAGCGCACGCAATTGGAAACCTTTGTGGTAGATGGTGAAAGCGTCGTATTGCCTATCACTAATGATGTGACGACTGAAGATACCAGCAACATGTACGGTATCGAAATTTCGGCTGCATATCGCTGGGACACTGGTGTCGGCGTAAAAATGGGTTATAACTGGGCCGACACTGACTTTGAGTTTGAAGACAGTAACTACGGTGATACCTATACCACGGATCTGGATGGTGTAACCACGCAGCTTAAACAGGGTAATGTCGACCCCGCTTCCGTGCCCGGCTTTTCCAAGCACGTATTCAACGGTCAGGTCTATTACCAAATCGGTGAATTCGACATGGCTGTGATCTATAAGTACCGCAGCGGCTATTTCCAACCCTATACCAGCAACGGTACGCGGTTACGTTTTGTTGAAGATGTTGGCACTTGGGAAGCGCGCGCATCCTATAAAGTTAACGATCACGTAAAGCTGAAAATTGAAGCCATTAACCTACTAGGTGCGCCAAAAGAGCAGTACTACTACCAAGAGGGTAACCTTGGTGAAGTTAACGACTATGGTTCACGTATATTTGCAGGTATTACGGTTAAGTTTTAA
- a CDS encoding polysaccharide lyase 6 family protein produces MWQKIALCVACALLLAVYACTDGGLTVSNEAELKRAVQQAQPGQTIVMKNGVWKNIEILLQAEGEEGKPVSLVAESPGGVIISGESNLTLAGNYLVVSGLVFKDGYSPTGSVISFRKSKTEYANHSRVTETVIDRFNKTERFESDIWVTLYGKNNQFDHNHLVGKMNQGVTLAVRLDTEESRENNHRIEYNYFGPRPVLGSNGGETIRVGTSHYSLTDSKTKITHNVFDQCNGEVEIISIKSGANEISNNLFVESAGTLTLRHGNGNIVENNVFLGNNKPHTGGIRVINADHIIRNNYLQGLTGYRFGGGLVVMNGVPNSPINRYHPVKNVVIERNTLVDISAVQLAAGADAERSEAPSDTSFNENLWMATAPMGETFTAYDSLDGITFSNGGVSGLTTSVAINAKETAVSKNAAGFWQADDNSVGAKMDNAPVTLDQVGVAWYPKGDLRPKLNSGKTISVSAQSGMLEAAVANSQPGDVLELAAGEYTVDRVLVVRHPITIKGVAAQQLSDLATKIQFTRNALFQIEDGGSLRITSVVIDGSSADDSAGNAAIRTTRYGMLNNYRLELDRVWVKDLNINHSFSLLKVSMSTMADEISIRNSRVETVTGDVLRLNVETEDLGIFNADYVTLVDNEFSKVDGNIVALYRGGTDESTFGPHLLMQSNRIADSGKGSRNAQKTIALLEGVQVVDILDNSASQSGDFIAHSRVGEPVYWIKNNQLGESKLMVSYKGVPVDVSAEVNERE; encoded by the coding sequence ATGTGGCAAAAAATTGCGTTATGCGTGGCCTGTGCACTCCTGCTAGCGGTTTATGCGTGTACAGATGGCGGCCTCACCGTTTCTAATGAAGCAGAGCTAAAGCGGGCCGTGCAGCAAGCGCAGCCAGGTCAAACCATCGTGATGAAAAACGGGGTTTGGAAAAACATTGAAATTCTCTTGCAAGCTGAAGGTGAGGAAGGCAAGCCAGTTTCGTTAGTGGCCGAGAGCCCCGGCGGTGTGATCATTTCCGGCGAATCAAATTTAACTCTCGCGGGTAATTATTTGGTGGTGAGTGGCCTGGTCTTTAAAGACGGCTATTCACCCACCGGTAGCGTTATTAGTTTCCGCAAGTCGAAGACTGAATACGCCAACCACTCTAGAGTGACCGAAACGGTGATCGATCGCTTTAATAAAACCGAGCGCTTCGAGTCTGATATCTGGGTAACACTCTACGGAAAAAACAATCAGTTTGATCATAATCATCTGGTTGGAAAAATGAACCAAGGTGTAACCTTGGCGGTTCGGCTCGATACCGAAGAAAGCCGTGAAAATAACCATCGAATCGAGTACAACTATTTTGGCCCTAGACCGGTGCTGGGTAGCAATGGCGGCGAAACCATACGCGTCGGCACGAGTCACTATTCTTTAACAGACTCGAAAACGAAAATTACCCATAACGTATTTGATCAATGTAACGGCGAAGTGGAAATTATTTCCATAAAATCGGGCGCCAATGAAATTTCAAACAATCTGTTTGTTGAATCAGCCGGCACCTTAACCCTGCGCCATGGCAATGGCAATATCGTAGAAAACAACGTTTTCTTAGGCAACAATAAACCCCATACCGGCGGCATCCGAGTCATTAATGCCGATCACATCATTCGCAATAATTACCTCCAAGGTTTAACCGGCTATCGCTTCGGTGGTGGTTTGGTCGTTATGAATGGCGTGCCCAACTCACCGATCAATCGCTATCACCCCGTTAAAAATGTCGTGATAGAGCGCAATACACTGGTGGATATCAGCGCTGTTCAGTTAGCTGCCGGCGCAGATGCCGAGCGCAGCGAGGCGCCCAGTGACACGAGTTTTAACGAAAACTTGTGGATGGCCACGGCACCCATGGGTGAAACGTTTACCGCCTACGACAGCCTAGATGGCATAACCTTTTCCAATGGCGGTGTGAGTGGATTAACGACGTCTGTGGCCATTAACGCCAAGGAAACCGCTGTATCAAAAAATGCCGCTGGATTTTGGCAGGCCGATGATAATTCTGTGGGTGCAAAAATGGATAATGCACCGGTTACGCTCGATCAGGTAGGCGTGGCCTGGTACCCCAAAGGCGACTTACGACCCAAGCTAAATTCAGGTAAAACAATTAGCGTCAGTGCGCAATCGGGTATGTTGGAGGCAGCAGTTGCCAACAGCCAGCCTGGCGATGTGTTAGAACTCGCTGCGGGTGAATACACAGTAGATCGCGTTCTCGTTGTGCGCCATCCCATCACCATCAAAGGTGTTGCCGCGCAACAGTTATCCGACCTCGCAACAAAGATACAGTTTACCCGCAATGCACTTTTTCAAATAGAAGACGGTGGCAGCCTGCGTATAACTTCTGTGGTTATCGATGGCAGTTCAGCGGACGATTCGGCGGGTAATGCCGCTATTCGCACCACTCGCTACGGCATGCTCAATAACTATCGGTTGGAATTGGATCGCGTTTGGGTTAAAGACCTGAACATCAACCACTCGTTTTCGCTGCTGAAGGTGTCCATGTCTACCATGGCGGATGAAATCTCCATTCGCAATAGCCGCGTTGAAACCGTCACGGGCGATGTGCTGCGTTTGAATGTTGAAACCGAAGACCTCGGTATCTTCAATGCCGACTACGTCACTCTAGTCGATAATGAATTCTCCAAGGTAGATGGAAATATTGTTGCGCTCTATCGAGGCGGCACCGATGAAAGTACCTTTGGCCCGCATTTACTTATGCAGAGCAATCGTATTGCCGACAGTGGCAAGGGTTCGCGCAATGCACAGAAGACTATCGCTTTGTTGGAGGGCGTTCAGGTTGTCGATATTCTAGACAACAGCGCCAGTCAGTCCGGCGATTTCATCGCCCACAGCCGCGTTGGTGAACCTGTATATTGGATTAAAAATAATCAGCTCGGTGAGTCTAAATTGATGGTGAGTTACAAAGGCGTTCCAGTTGACGTATCAGCAGAGGTAAACGAGCGTGAATAA